One genomic segment of Anguilla anguilla isolate fAngAng1 chromosome 2, fAngAng1.pri, whole genome shotgun sequence includes these proteins:
- the crygmx gene encoding crystallin, gamma MX: MGKIVFYEDRDFQGRHHECSSDCADLQSHFSRCNSIRVASGCWVAYEKPGYGGYQYMLQQGEYPNYQHWFGFNDCIRSCRVIPPYSGNYRVKIFERSDFGGQMMELMDDCPNLQDRFHTHDISSCNVVEGYWTLHEQPNYRGRQYFLRPGEYRRHSEWGSVSPSMGSLRRVTHLK, encoded by the exons ATGGGCAAG ATAGTCTTCTACGAGGACCGGGACTTCCAAGGACGGCACCACGAGTGCAGCAGCGACTGCGCGGACCTGCAGTCGCATTTCTCCCGCTGCAACTCCATCCGCGTGGCGAGCGGCTGCTGGGTGGCCTATGAGAAGCCCGGCTACGGCGGGTACCAGTACATGCTGCAGCAGGGGGAGTACCCCAACTACCAGCACTGGTTCGGCTTCAACGACTGCATCCGCTCCTGCAGGGTCATACCGCCC tACAGCGGTAACTACAGGGTGAAGATCTTCGAGCGGTCGGACTTTGGCGGCCAGATGATGGAGCTGATGGACGACTGCCCCAACCTGCAGGACCGCTTCCACACGCACGACATCTCGTCCTGCAACGTGGTGGAGGGCTACTGGACCCTGCACGAGCAGCCCAACTACAGGGGGCGCCAGTACTTCCTGCGGCCGGGCGAGTACCGGAGGCACAGCGAGTGGGGCAGCGTGAGCCCCAGTATGGGCTCGCTGCGCCGCGTCACCCACCTCAAGTGA
- the crygmxl2 gene encoding crystallin, gamma MX, like 2, producing MGKIIFYEGRNFQGRSYECNGDCMDTFRHFSCCNSIRVTGGHWVAYEKPNYLGYQYILGRGEYPDFRTWMGFNNCIRSCQMFPPYRGSYRMRIYNRPDFSGHMMELMDDCPNVYDRFRHRDIYSCNVMEGYWTFYEHPNYRGRQYFLRPGEYRTCGEWGCFNPMVGSFRRMRSHL from the exons ATCATCTTCTACGAAGGCCGTAACTTCCAGGGCCGGTCCTACGAGTGCAATGGCGACTGCATGGACACTTTCAGGCACTTCAGCTGCTGCAACTCCATCCGGGTGACCGGGGGTCACTGGGTGGCCTACGAGAAGCCTAATTACCTGGGGTACCAGTACATCCTGGGCCGCGGGGAATATCCCGACTTCCGCACCTGGATGGGATTCAACAACTGCATTCGCTCTTGCCAGATGTTCCCTCCT TATCGAGGCTCATATAGGATGAGGATCTACAACCGGCCCGACTTCTCCGGTCACATGATGGAGCTGATGGACGACTGCCCCAATGTCTACGACCGCTTCCGCCACCGTGACATCTACTCCTGCAACGTAATGGAAGGGTACTGGACCTTCTACGAGCACCCCAACTACAGGGGGCGCCAGTACTTTTTGCGGCCGGGCGAGTACCGGACCTGTGGAGAGTGGGGGTGCTTTAACCCCATGGTGGGGTCGTTCAGGAGGATGAGGAGTCATCTGTGA